The DNA segment tagcgggctcttcgcaaccgtacttgcagtaggcattctaggatagttttaaacgatcaatgttactcgcacagacgcCTCTTGCGTCGTGGTTGAGGtgtccagcgagaagcgaagcgaggctacctattgagaaggcgatgcgaacggggcccgattcgctatcgcgttctactcttgaggcggaGCTCAAAcatcctccatttttttttttctgaaacactGGCGACGTTATGTGCATATGGCCAGTACTTGGTCTCATATCTGTGCTGCTCTAATACAAAGCGTTGCATCTTGTATACGAGACGCAATAAACTTGTATATATCTGGGCCATAAGTAAATTATCTGGGTAAGGTGTCGTCACAGTAAAAATACTCACAGACACTCACGCCCCCTTCCACACACACCCCCTCACTCGGCCCCACACATACACTGATACATACTTGCCCACGCAAACGCTCTTTAGGTcatagagttagtacagactctGTACTAACTCTGTGCTTTGGGTGGTAGGAGCGGGGATGCGCCCAGGCACTGTGCGACGCATGCGTGTGCGTGCGCATGATGAGTGTGTTCTTTCGCGTTCTAGGCAACTTAAACCAAGAGACACACAGATGGGGAGAGTGCTTTGTtgtagtatctgctaaaaacgacACATTAAAGAAGATCGAATTCTCTATCGGCCCCGATCCCTTATCTTTCACGCAGTACCACCACTCCTATGAGGGGGCGTGCTTATATACAGTCAAGTGACCAAACGTTCGTATCATATGACAGAAGCTTATATTCGAAAGAGCGCAACTCTTTTTTTGTTGACAATCAATCCTGCTGCCTCAAGTGCTGTACTACGTGCACACGCACCTCCTGTTTCCGCTAGCAAAAGCGTCGGCCGTATGTGATGCCTCGCGACCGCTACAAGACGCTCTCGAGCGGTACGCCAACGGAAGCGCTCGCGATTCCCAAACCACTCGGGACGTCGACAGCCGAGCGACGCATTCGCGAGGTCACAGCCCGGATAACGCGAAGCCGCACGTTTAAAAGACCGAGCCACGGCGATAAAGATGGCGACGAGGCCACCATACTCAACGAGGAGCGAGACCGCCACCGTAGTTCGTCGTCGTCTTCAACTTCATCTCTGGAGACGTCCTGCCGTACACGACTCGACCCGCCGGCCCCGGACATCAATCCCTCGCCGTCGTGGACGCCCAAGGGCTGCCTCGTCTTCGTCGACTCGAGCGTCGAGTTTGAAAACGAGAGACGCGTCGAACGGACAGCCGTACAAGTTCCAGAAGACTGCCCGGCAAGGCCGAAAGTCTTTGCAGGTACTACGTCAGCAGGCGAACTGGAACCAGACCCGCTGGCGAGATGCGGCAGCCCACCCAGCGCTACTCTTTCGGGCTGCCTCGACCCAGTGGCTGGTTCGAGTAACAGGCCCGCCTCCTGCCGCATCTGCGGCCTCGAAGGGAACCGGCGGGCACCTCTCGTGTCTCTCTGCAAGTGCCCGGGCGCCGCGGGCCTCCTGCACGCTTCGTGTCTGGAGCGTTGTATGGACATTCACAACGCAGATTTGCACTGCGACGTGTGCTACAGCCGTTTTCTACCGGCTGCCGAGTTCAGCAGTACCTCTCGGCTCTTCCGCTGGGTCCTGCTGGGCGAGCCGCACATGCAAAGGGCGTTGATGGGCGACCTGCTTCTGTTCGCCCTTCTGACTCCCGTCGCCGCGTTGAGCTGTCTACTCTGCGTGCGCGGCGCTTCAAAGCAGCTGTTGCGCGGTAACTTCGCTCAGGCCGTGAGCCTGGGCGCGCTGGCCGTCGTCTTCACCACGGCCTACGTATTCTGGTTGTTCTTCGCTGCACGCGTCCATTACCGCGCGTTCGCGGCGTGGAAGACGAGGCACGACCCTGAGCACTGCACGCCGACGCAGTCTTTCACCGACGACGGAGTCTCTTCAACTGGCCACCGCAGGACGTCGTCGGTGCGACCGCTGAGCCCGCGAGAGCTTCTAGACGTCGCCACTGGTAGCATCGACGACGTCGAAAGCACGTCGACACACCAAGATGGCGGCGGGGATATCGACGTCCGGCAAGCGCTGTTAAAAACGTCACCCACAGACCTGTCTTCAGAATTGCAACAGCAGTCTGTGGACCTTGCCCGCCAGCATTGCTCGCGTTCTGGCAGCTTAGTGTGAACTGTTTGTTCCGCCTAACCTGGTTCACTTTTAACGTTTTAATTGTGTTCATGTTGTGTTCTTATCCCTGCTTGTAATGACGTTCAATAGTTTCAACGTCCGTGTAGACTATAATCATGAGTATGCCCATTTCGTTCGTTTTAACATGGTTTTACGTCGTGTTTTAGTGTCTTTATATGCGTTCTTTTAACACTTTCTTACTCCGATTTCGTGCGAATAAAACCGCGAATTGTATGTCTTTCGAAGCACGCAGGTGTCGACCCATCTCTATTCCTACGCACAGTACTTAAGGGCTGTAAAACTGAACATTAAATTCTTTCACATTTGCTATTTTTCAATGCTGATATTGCGTTCGTTTGGCCTCATtgaggagaaaggggggggggggggggtgaatccaCCCCTCCTCAATGTTTGCGCATGcaagcacacgcacgaacataacaGGGGTGTAACcgctccccgaaaaaaatttctggctacgcccctggcttagACGTATATATATACCTTTTCACAaaaggcttcttaggcgccgccatTATCGCCtctgggcgtgaccccccccccccccccccccgaaaagcaCTGCCGGagcagtgacgtcagcctttgaaATCCCTTGCCACAGTCCAGCAAGGAGGCTTTTCTTCTCTCCTGTAAAAAGAGCTATATTGACGGTTGGAGCGGTCTTTGTTCATGCAGTTTGCTCTGTGGTACCATTCCGGATATGGTCGAATTCCTTCGTGTTGTGTAATTCGCAAGCTCGTAAGCTCTGATAGGTCCGGAGGGCTGCTGCAGCTTCACTGATTAAAATGACGCCATTACAGAAATCGGCAATATTGGCACAATGCGACAGTGTCCAGTATATGCCCCGGGTTTCTATAGTCGCCGCATCTGTTGGCCTGCTAAATGGCGGCCACAATATAAGTGCATTACCGTATCACCAGCCGTATCGCGAAGGAACAAATAAAATAGGTGAGCATCATGCAGGTTAGGCAGCCAGCCATGGCAAGCGAACTCTCTGGCAAGCCGTTCCCATCGTTTTATCTCATAGAATTTGCCTGACACGTGACTCTGGAGTATATCGGCCGAGTGTGCTAGTTTTACTGCGCTGCCGTAGATGTGCCTGCACTGCGCTTTGACCTgatgatcacgtgttgggccgataCCATTGTTTCAAGAGCGTTGCGCTATACTATTTCCTAATTTTTACTTCATCTGTGCTAACGTGGCCGTATGTCGTTACGAACACAGCGGCGCCATTATGGCGGCCGCGACGGCGACCTTTCaaaggctgaaccgacgctgtttaATATTCCACAATTTAAAAGCGAAATCCAAGCATTAGTTTTTGCTTTCTTTGCAGCAAGAATGAATTGCCAAGCTTTGAGCTCAATCATACTGTCACGTACGACCTGTGACTTCATAGATATTAATGATGCATAGcccatgggcgtagccagaaattttttttcggggtgttCACCACCATTTATGTACGCTCGTGTACGCGTatgtcagtgttttttttttttacaatacaggttattttttctttttttttcaaatcctaTGAAAGTGAGGCTCCTGTCGTTTCTATACGTCGAGGCGTATATACTTTGCCCAAGATTAAATGACACTGTTGTACCTAATTAAGAAAAACTCGTTAATGAACTTCTTAATTAGACCTTGGGGGCAATTGTTTACATTAGAAAGCTGTAGTGCgtgataatttatggcatacccgttTTTttatcacaaaagttgcacatagTTGAGATATCCATCATCGAATTttagggcgatatcgaaacttaTCGCGCCCGGCACGCAGGAAGCGCGGCCTCTCTGCTACGTCAGACCCGAAAGAACCCGTGAGACCATAAGTGGTGAAATTTGAATGAGGACGCGTCGTggccgtatcttttcgtgaaaagcggcaagtcatctctgTTGCGCCAGCGGAacgccttacctttgcgtgtggtgtttggtgcttatccgtttctttcgagctgtgcacaagaaaaccgcaatatcaaccttttcctTCTGTGTGAAGGATAAAACTCAGGCGCAGCCCCTGCGGCAGTGCTTCTTGCTTGCAAGCGGAATAGTTTTCCGCGCCTATTTATAATTTAAGGAAGGAGGAGATAAGCATCAAACCTCGcacccaaagaataagctgtctacttgtgtatttcagaacgcttgccgattttcctgaccagattctgctttggcgctccttgattcaaatttcgtcacttccttgtcacgtgtagttccggtcttaCGTAACAGAGACCGCGCTTGTTGCGCGTCGGGCGCCGTCAGTTTCAATAccgcccttaaaattcgattatTAACTCGAATTATACGTACAAATTttctgatttctaaaaaaaatgggtatgctataaattggcacgcgctacAAATTTCTCACATAAATGACTGCCCTCAAGTGCATAATTAAACAGTTAATTAACGAGTGTTTGATAATTAGTcgcgtcaatgtcattttagttgtggcaaagtatttccgcctcgacataagatcaaaaggacagactgatgggctagttggtagtgcacaactcagaacagtagcgcaaagaagcacacggacggtgccctggtggcgtagccagggggtggcacaccgggcccgtgccccccccccccctcaatttttttccccatgggatacagagcacaatatgacactcgaccccacttatctacCCGGACAccacgtcggatcaaggaggtcccccccccccccccccgaaaaaaatttcaccatctcccactaaagggaaccatgtagggatgcgaaggagcgcataggtcgacttaaagttccgttcatcacaggAACCTTGCCCGGtcttaacgcgtccttgcatgttgctgttgctcgtcccgaactcttcttggagcacgccacgctggttcatcgcgcgtctgcagaatctcgttcgccgacgccatcacgtgattgctgagagagcgtaagggggagaggccacagcgtcctacccagccccttacacaggcccgaacgcgctagcgcgtgccagcgcgttctgactaggatacaacgcgttggttcatcgcgcgtctgcagagtcTCGTTCGccgatgccatcacatgattgctgagagagtgcaagggggagaggccacagcgtcttacacagCCCCTTACACtggcccgaacgcactagcgcgtgccagcacacgtggttttgtctgcgttacgcaagCTAGGgcagcccctaaagtgctctgcacgtatcatcatcaaggcggtcgaagaacaagacgaagaagacttctccttggcgcgagcgcgcgctcgcgccgagaAGTTGTATGTTACAGAGAAGctgtatgttacagatggctatggtaggttttagaaagcggacggtcgccaattgaactacggacaaagcccagcgcaaaagctgcttcgcatctaaaaaatttctgcctacgccactgcggtGTCCCGTCTTGACCTGTggccgtccgtgtgcttctttgctcTACTGATCTGAATCGACGTAAGTGTTCGTGTACGAATGTGACGGGAGCCTGGCTGTCATAAAATTTTTACAAAAAAtccgtattgtctaaaaaaatttacactttaggggaagggggttGTGTGCGCAGTGTCATGCTGCATACGGCACGACACAGTCCGGCCATCTCCCAGGTGCCCTATCCCACCGCcctttccagaaaaaaattcggaGCTGCACCTGCTTTTGGGAGAGAGTGTAGCGTACACTATGTATAGGTACGTTAGGTGGCTAAATGCCCTCGTCTTATGCGACACCACGGCATTAGGTTGGCAACGCTGAAACGCGAAGTTATTGGCGGCTGACAGTGATTTAATTACACGCCTAGAAACGAATTttgcacacacacataaaaaaaagaaaccgttgCGCTGTCAACTCTACACCAGGTTGGCGCAGAACTGGACCACGAAGGCGTCGTCCTTGAGGAAACCGTTTGCCGGGTTTTCGATTTCCTCCAAAGCGGCCAATGGGAAACCGTACCCGACGTTCCTTTCCGCCCTGGGTCTCCGGAAGCTGTCCTGCTCGTCATCGCACGCGTCGGCGGGGTCGAAGGTCAACGCCTTGTCTGCCGCGGACGCCTCCTGGTTGACCAGTTTCACAGTGGTCACCGTACGGTAGGGCCACTTGAGCGCCGAGTCGAACATGCCTCGCAAGAGGTGCACGTAGACGCTCAGGTAAACGCGTCCGTCCGCCGGGTTCTTGTTGAACGCTCCGGACAGCGCCACGTGGTAACCATGGTGACCGACGTAGAAGTCTTCGCTCTTGAGCAGCGTGTTCTTCCTGACGGCCGTCTTCCTGAGCTTCGAAAATGGCGCCACCTGCCAGTCGAACGTCCGAGTCCCCAGGGCGTTCCTCAGGTGGCGGACGTCGCCTACCACGTCCTCGCGCCACAGGCGATGCTGCTCCCGGAGCCGGGACTCGAGGTCTTCGATGTCGGCGCGCGCCTGCTCGGCGTGCAGGTTGACGGACTCTCGTACGTCGTTGAAGGCGTTCTTAAAGTCCTCGTACTCGCGGCACATGTCCTTCATGGCCGTTATCATGCCCAGCACGTCGTACTCCTTGCTGTTGCCGTTGAAGATGACCGAGAGCCGCGAAGGCGCCGGGCTCGGCGCGCTCGGTGCAGGCGGTGACGTGGCCTGCGCGGCGTCCCCAACGTTCAAGGTTCGCGTGATATCGGGGTAGAGGTCGCCCGTCACGACCGTGTGTACCTGTCGATGAACCGGCGCGGGATTTTGTTCGGAGCGTGCCGCCGCCGTGCAGCCCCTCGCCGTGTGGTCCCTGAGCTGGTAGCGTTTCAGCCAAATGCCGCAGATTTGGCACTGGATGTTGTAGAAGCCGCAAAGGCGCGTGTGGTCGCGCAGCTTGTCCATAGGGCCGATGTGGTCGCACCCGAGGGACCGATTTGGACAGTACACCCTGGAACCGTACGAACGTGGTTAGACAAATGTGTCAACATGCGCTGTATATTATTTAAAGGGTCCATGCAAATTTTAACTACACAGTGGAACTTGCTAGGCGCTGTTTGGGGAGAGTTTTATTGAAAAGAGTCCTTAAAATCAATTCATTATTTTGCAGGAGTTCAAAGACATCGGAGCTGCCCTGATACCATGCATATGCCCCCCACGCATATCCTATTCTCCATTTCTGTACACCCAatgtagggcagcaaaccggacacTGTCCTTGATCTCTTAAAAGtgatgtacagggtcgtccacagcTAAGGTGAACACctaattagtattcaagacctcatgtTCAATACACAATTCGTAAAATTATTGTGTTTATCGACACCGTGATTAAACGTCATATAACGGACATTGCCCTCGTGAAGTGCAAGAAACGTTCTACTTTTAGTgacttgaatactaatgaggtgttcaccttacgtatggtcgaccctgtacacaGCGGTCAACAGCTAAAGAGAAGTGCGTGGCTAGGGCGCCTCAATGCCAGCGTTCCTTTGTGCAGGGTAGTGACACCCAATGTCCAcgccgccgccatattgggtcaaacagtggAGCTAGCGCTTTGTGTAATGCTGCCATATTGGTTCTAACAGTGGACATGGGTAGGGCGACTCGATTACAGCTTTCCTTCGCGCAGGATGGCGGCACCCATTGACCGCGTCGCCTTTATATTGGGTCAAAAATTGCTCCATATTGGGTCAAACACTGGACGCTGTCACCACCCTGTACGAAGGGACGCTGCCAGGCGCCCTACGCGTGGCGGCCTGTTGGCACCATCACTGGCCGGCGGCTGCAaagagtttcgcgcaggcgcagtgagcaccgtgcgtGCTACCATTTCGTCGCGTCGACGGTTCGCTTTTTAGAAGCGCAGCAAAGAGCACCATTCACAGCGcgtactgcgcctgcgcgaaacttgTTGCAGCCGCCGGCCAGCGGTGGTGCTGAGAGGCCACcacgcgctccgatgttccctttggGACACTATAGTAAAACAaggaatcggtttagattgataaattgtactctgaaaactttTTCACCATCATACGTCtatcaatagaggagaaaatcaaggtcaaaagtTTCATCCTTAAATTTCGCGACGAAATTTCCGCGCGTGACGTGACAGATTTCAAAGTATatattttcgtattttggcgacattggctcaacgaagttTTCTGAAAGCACAGCGCgctttatttttaccgattaggaactatacgtaggccctagtagacgccgtcaatatctatgacgtcacggtgattgcTGCGGGAACTTCAACGCGGCGtcgccactcgcattttctttttccgcgttttctcgcttacgaagcgtCATCCCGCGGCAAGcctggtgattttggtattgtgaaagagtaatatTCTAgcaaaatcgttttttttttctctttagtgtccctttaaataactG comes from the Rhipicephalus sanguineus isolate Rsan-2018 chromosome 6, BIME_Rsan_1.4, whole genome shotgun sequence genome and includes:
- the LOC119396297 gene encoding uncharacterized protein LOC119396297; protein product: MPRDRYKTLSSGTPTEALAIPKPLGTSTAERRIREVTARITRSRTFKRPSHGDKDGDEATILNEERDRHRSSSSSSTSSLETSCRTRLDPPAPDINPSPSWTPKGCLVFVDSSVEFENERRVERTAVQVPEDCPARPKVFAGTTSAGELEPDPLARCGSPPSATLSGCLDPVAGSSNRPASCRICGLEGNRRAPLVSLCKCPGAAGLLHASCLERCMDIHNADLHCDVCYSRFLPAAEFSSTSRLFRWVLLGEPHMQRALMGDLLLFALLTPVAALSCLLCVRGASKQLLRGNFAQAVSLGALAVVFTTAYVFWLFFAARVHYRAFAAWKTRHDPEHCTPTQSFTDDGVSSTGHRRTSSVRPLSPRELLDVATGSIDDVESTSTHQDGGGDIDVRQALLKTSPTDLSSELQQQSVDLARQHCSRSGSLV
- the LOC119397508 gene encoding TNF receptor-associated factor 5; its protein translation is MDRPAAAAPAVSSVPALQKRYVIGFEQAGLADWTEMEFASPIPRFTSCLVCGAIASEMFWSRCWHVFCPLCAAMMGSEEGVVACPLDGAVTPLDDLHRDKVALEVLLAFRVYCPNRSLGCDHIGPMDKLRDHTRLCGFYNIQCQICGIWLKRYQLRDHTARGCTAAARSEQNPAPVHRQVHTVVTGDLYPDITRTLNVGDAAQATSPPAPSAPSPAPSRLSVIFNGNSKEYDVLGMITAMKDMCREYEDFKNAFNDVRESVNLHAEQARADIEDLESRLREQHRLWREDVVGDVRHLRNALGTRTFDWQVAPFSKLRKTAVRKNTLLKSEDFYVGHHGYHVALSGAFNKNPADGRVYLSVYVHLLRGMFDSALKWPYRTVTTVKLVNQEASAADKALTFDPADACDDEQDSFRRPRAERNVGYGFPLAALEEIENPANGFLKDDAFVVQFCANLV